The following proteins come from a genomic window of Dehalococcoidales bacterium:
- a CDS encoding transketolase family protein has translation MAPSVSVREAYGKTLVELGRQNPDVVVLDADLSRSTMTHFFASEFPTRIFDCGIAEQNMVSIAAGLAASGKIPFASTFAVFIPGRCFDQVRMSIAQPRLNVKLVTTHSGITVGEDGTSHQAIEDLALACALPGLTVVVPADAIETAWVIRMAAATEGPFYIRLCRPGLPLVHNEDYRFELGKATVMREGTRATIIAIGTMVATALEAAENLQQAGIDCRVLNMSTLKPVDEAAIVRAAGDTGAIVTAEEHLEHGGLGSTVARVLARQHPVPVEFVAIKDTYAESGPPAELLRKYGLTAADIERAVRTVVERKG, from the coding sequence GTGCTGGATGCGGACCTGTCCCGCTCAACCATGACCCATTTCTTCGCCAGCGAGTTTCCCACCCGGATTTTCGACTGCGGTATCGCGGAACAGAACATGGTGAGCATCGCCGCCGGGCTGGCGGCCTCCGGTAAGATACCGTTCGCCAGTACCTTCGCCGTTTTTATTCCGGGACGGTGTTTTGACCAGGTCCGAATGTCTATTGCCCAACCACGGCTGAATGTGAAGCTGGTCACCACTCACAGCGGTATCACTGTCGGTGAGGATGGTACCTCCCACCAGGCTATCGAAGACCTGGCCCTGGCCTGTGCCCTGCCCGGTCTTACCGTGGTTGTCCCCGCCGATGCCATAGAGACCGCCTGGGTAATCAGGATGGCTGCTGCCACCGAAGGTCCCTTCTACATCAGGCTGTGCCGCCCCGGCCTGCCACTGGTCCATAACGAAGACTACCGGTTTGAGCTGGGCAAGGCGACGGTCATGAGAGAGGGCACCCGGGCAACCATAATCGCCATCGGTACCATGGTAGCCACCGCCCTGGAGGCTGCCGAGAACCTGCAACAGGCAGGAATCGACTGCCGGGTGCTCAACATGTCAACCCTGAAACCGGTTGACGAAGCCGCCATAGTCCGGGCAGCCGGAGATACGGGAGCAATAGTCACTGCCGAAGAGCACCTGGAGCACGGCGGCCTGGGGAGTACCGTAGCCCGGGTACTCGCCCGGCAGCATCCGGTACCGGTCGAGTTTGTCGCCATCAAGGACACCTATGCCGAGTCCGGCCCCCCTGCGGAGCTTCTCCGGAAGTACGGACTGACCGCCGCAGACATCGAGCGGGCAGTGCGGACAGTGGTGGAGAGGAAGGGCTAG
- a CDS encoding glycerol-3-phosphate acyltransferase produces MAWVIILLGYVLGSIPTAYIVGRLLAGVDIRRMGDGNVGARNAYHELGPKAGIGVFFLDATKGALPVLIARSFGLPDVFALVAGAAVVIGHNWPVFLGFRGGRGESTTIGVLMALLTQPMLILAGPVLATLFLKKNTIITSCVLFIPLPMVCWWLGVSGMLVAYSVALPCLVGVTHYLRTRQVSTARAA; encoded by the coding sequence ATGGCCTGGGTAATTATTCTCCTCGGATATGTCCTCGGCTCCATCCCCACGGCTTATATCGTGGGACGCCTCCTTGCCGGTGTGGACATCAGGCGGATGGGGGACGGCAATGTCGGTGCCCGCAACGCTTACCACGAGCTGGGACCGAAGGCCGGTATCGGCGTCTTCTTCCTTGACGCCACCAAGGGTGCGCTACCCGTCCTGATTGCCCGGTCATTCGGCCTGCCCGATGTCTTCGCTCTGGTCGCCGGGGCTGCCGTCGTAATCGGGCACAACTGGCCGGTCTTCCTTGGCTTCAGGGGAGGCAGGGGAGAGTCGACCACCATCGGAGTGCTGATGGCCCTGCTAACCCAGCCAATGCTGATTCTCGCCGGGCCGGTCCTGGCAACCCTGTTTCTGAAGAAGAATACCATCATCACCAGCTGTGTTCTATTCATTCCATTGCCGATGGTATGCTGGTGGCTGGGTGTTTCCGGAATGCTGGTGGCCTACAGCGTGGCGCTGCCGTGCCTGGTGGGCGTCACCCACTACCTGAGGACGAGGCAAGTCTCCACCGCCAGGGCGGCCTAG
- a CDS encoding tyrosine-type recombinase/integrase, whose amino-acid sequence MVERVFQHPAKTAHSRRRVAMTPKLALFLREYRIEREAIFRELGEELALDSLIFNGVEGKPLDPSMLSHDFTRIARQAGLENVRFHDLRHTFASLMLLRGAKPKVISEALGHASVAFTMDVYSHIIEGMQSEAMALLDGVLPEGGNNKSVAKLSPILALQR is encoded by the coding sequence TTGGTCGAAAGAGTTTTTCAGCACCCTGCTAAGACCGCTCACAGCCGCCGCCGTGTCGCCATGACGCCAAAGCTGGCCTTGTTCCTGAGGGAATATCGAATCGAGCGGGAAGCTATATTCCGTGAACTGGGAGAAGAGCTTGCTTTGGACAGCCTTATTTTTAACGGTGTAGAAGGCAAGCCGTTAGACCCCTCCATGCTAAGCCATGACTTTACCAGGATAGCCAGACAGGCGGGACTGGAGAATGTCCGCTTCCATGACCTGAGACATACCTTTGCCAGCCTGATGCTACTACGTGGGGCGAAGCCAAAGGTTATCAGCGAAGCCTTAGGCCATGCCTCTGTAGCCTTTACAATGGATGTGTACTCTCATATAATCGAGGGGATGCAAAGTGAGGCTATGGCGCTGCTCGACGGAGTGCTCCCGGAAGGGGGCAATAATAAATCCGTCGCCAAATTGTCGCCAATTCTGGCCTTGCAGCGATAG